One Thamnophis elegans isolate rThaEle1 chromosome 2, rThaEle1.pri, whole genome shotgun sequence genomic window, atgactgcatgattcacttaataactacagTAATTTGCTTTAATAtatgtggcaaaaaggtcataacatggggcaaaactcgctttaCAACTGCCTTTCTTAGCAAtggtaattttgggctcaattgtttacaatatacttttttattttccattttcataacatataatcacatgtatactattacatagccaatatcctattgtattaagtagtaattacatcagttcctcttgcatcaacgcccagaaagattaaaacccattattagctcttctgctctccatacacctctttcttctgcctctctcctacctcctttcttccctccatcatccttttctactctacttcctcttcctttctccttctccactctcttcattccactcctccttatcctcatcttccccccttacgctctctcctatccctctcttcctatctttcttctctcctttcccactcttcctctcattcacttggtgtatttcagcttctgagcaaactccattctatgttgatggtatttatgcttccatatcaatatacttaacatatcttagttttaaagaaaaaataagagaagacagtatacatgtgtaatcatattactttaaaatctaacactcctcgtcaaacctaatatagatccctccctcccaccctcccccccaacctccccccagccttccctcccccaacttcccagaacccatacacgccgtacgtcaaggactacaaGTATTTCATTGTCACTCTGCTTCTCAAGGGGAATTACTCACTTTAGTGAGTCCCAAATTAAAGCCTTGGGAATAGTGAgtgaagatttttattttttaaattctggaGGTGTGAGATTTTCagctgcctgcctgatgcaataATTAATCAGCCATTCTTTCAAAACAAAAGAATTACTTACCATCGCTTGTTCAACATAACAGAAGTTACTGGACAGTGGAAAGTATGTAGGAATACCGCTAAAAATGAAGCGGGAGGAGAAAGCCTGAAAATTATGAATGAAAGTAATATATACTATCTAGCAGGTAATAATGGCTTTGGGGTTGATATTGGGTTGTTGTGAAGAATATTTGAATTTCTAAAAATCATCAGACATCACTTTAGCCCCAATTTCTTCAGGGCAAAGATCATAATACAAAGGTAGATGATTGAATGCATAGGTAAGAAAGCAAGTATGGGTGTGAGACACAATCTTGATGCTTAAAATAATAACTGGAGTCCTTGTGGGGTGGGAATCAAATGCATTTCCAGACTTACATTTTTTCACCCAGAGACTGCAACTGTAATAATGAAAGGACATCTGTTCAGGTCCCCAATTTTCTCTAAAGAAATGGGTAGAATTTCAAGCCAGGATATTATTCCTAATACTGAAgaacttgcttttttttaattaaaaaaaacaactgtttGGTAATGGAAGATAGCTCACCAAAGGATTCAAGGATTTCCTGACAACAGgtatgtgtgtctgtatgtgtgcttgtgtgtgtgtgtgtgtgtgtgtgtgtgtgtgtgtgtgtgtgtgtcccaaaggtgctttttcaggaggcaactggactttcttgttttttttcttttgaagaagtttcgctcctcatccaagaagcttcttccgctctgagtggatggtgaggaatggaaggatttatactccttgcagatacctggtcatttgcatcattcTAGAAGGTCCTtgaggcacttggaggtttatctgtgtccttagggtcacctgagtggtgctcctagTTCCTGTAGactgcaattttttcctctggaaatccattcctactcccatactattcaaagggtgttcctcccaaattgtatagctaaaagtctgtagagattctcagtcatgacctaaatgactgagaatttctacagacgTCTGTATAAGTGATTCTTATCCAACTATTACCAGCTTTGGTTCAGTTTTCATCTCAACCTCCCATGATTTTCTAGCTTTAATTCCAATATTTTCTGTTATGTTTTCAGGAGAACTCATAATGTAAATAATGAACAGAACTTTGTGGACCGAATTCATTCTTCTTGGACTTCTGAATCACACAGTGATACATACAGTTTTCTTTGGGGCGATCCTATTGACTTTTTTTGTTGCCTTATTGGgaaattgtcttttcttttttgtaattgtCGTAGGTTCATATTCCAGAGTCCCTATGTACTTTTTCCTCAGCCAGCTCTCCTTTATAGACATCTGCCAGACTTCTAGCATTGTCCCCAAAATGTCCATGGATTTTTGGAAAAAAGACAATACAATTTCATTGGCTGGATGTGGGATTCAGATTTTTTCCACCCTCATGATGGGAGGAGCAGAGTGCCTCCTACTGACCGTCATGTCTTATGACAGGTACGTGGCCATCTGCAAACCTTTACACTATCCAGTTCTCATGAGCAGGAGGGTATGTGTGGCCATGTCGGGTGGAGTCTGGTTTGGGGCGATTCTTCATTCAATCGTGCACATTTTTTGTGTATTCCAGCTGCCTTTCTGTAAGTCTAATAGAGTGAATCAGTTCTTCTGCACAGTCCAAGCTCTGCTGAAATTATCTTGTTCTGAAACATCCACCTATGAAAATTGGTTGTTCCTAACTGGCAGTATATTACTCTTGGGTCCCTTCTCCATCATCCTTGCTTCCTACATCTCTATCCTTTTGACAGTCCTGGGAATGCAATCAGTGGAAGGAAGGCAAAAAGCATTTCATACATGTCTTTCCCACCTCTGTGTGGTGGGGCTCTTCTATGGGGCAGCAAGTTTTAAATATATGAGACCCCGGTCTTACCGAACACCAGAACAGGATAAGGTGGCTTCTTTGTTCTGTGACATTGTGACTCCCATGCTAAATCCCTTGATATACAGTTTGAGGAACCGTGATGTGCTACTAGAACTGAGAAAGCACATTAAGAAATTTAAGTTGCATATCTAGCCCACCTAACAAGGGCCACATCAGAGGCAATCAATCTGGTTATTTGGaagagaacattctttgttgtgcttttttggtgACGCTTTTGATggtaggtgtccattttaggtcttgagataagATAGAacttagaaatttgaaggtctctactgttgatactgtgttgtctagtattgtagtctcctaaagtctaccactaTTTATATGGTTTTGAgggtgttcagttccagattgttcagtTGCACcacgaggctagttgttcaacctctcGTTTGTATGCGGTTTCATcgttgtctcgaatgagaccaatcactgttgtatcatctgcaaacttcagtagtttaacagatggattGTTTGAGGTTCAATCATTGGTATATAGAGaaaagtggagagagcacacagccctgaggggctTCTGTGCTAATTGAACATGTATCTGatatgattttgcctagcttcacctgctgcttcatgTGTGTTAGGAAGAGCAAACAGCTGATAGCATTGTAGTTCTTTGCAGCAATATTGTGGCCTCTACCAAGATGGTAGTGTGTTAAAGTAATGTTTTGGGGTAGTCTATCCCTTCCCATAAAGGTGGcattgtggctcagtggtcagagacactgtcagctggaaagctcacAGCCTGAATTCGAGGCTCAAGTGCTGCACAATGGGTGAGTGCCCGTactttgccccagcttctgcccaccttgAAAGAAGTTTGAAAGTatgaaaatgtgagtagataaataggtaccacttcggtgggaatgtaacagcattccatgcaccttggtgtatagtcatgctggcctcaTGACCACGG contains:
- the LOC116524042 gene encoding LOW QUALITY PROTEIN: olfactory receptor 2V1-like (The sequence of the model RefSeq protein was modified relative to this genomic sequence to represent the inferred CDS: substituted 1 base at 1 genomic stop codon), yielding MXIMNRTLWTEFILLGLLNHTVIHTVFFGAILLTFFVALLGNCLFFFVIVVGSYSRVPMYFFLSQLSFIDICQTSSIVPKMSMDFWKKDNTISLAGCGIQIFSTLMMGGAECLLLTVMSYDRYVAICKPLHYPVLMSRRVCVAMSGGVWFGAILHSIVHIFCVFQLPFCKSNRVNQFFCTVQALLKLSCSETSTYENWLFLTGSILLLGPFSIILASYISILLTVLGMQSVEGRQKAFHTCLSHLCVVGLFYGAASFKYMRPRSYRTPEQDKVASLFCDIVTPMLNPLIYSLRNRDVLLELRKHIKKFKLHI